The genomic region TATTTTCCTTATGGAATTTTTAGAGAAAAAGTTCACAGTAAAAACAGAGCATTCTGCAGTAAAGGTATCAAGCGGTGCAGTTGATGTGTTATCTACGCCTTGCTTAATAGCCTTTATGGAAGACGTTTCCTTCACTTTACTTCAAGAAAAACTAAGCAAAGGATTAACGAGCGTTGGGTATCACGTTGATGTAAAGCATCTTGCCCCGGCACCTATAGGTGCGGAAATATTAGTTAGATCTACAATAGTAAAAGAAGAAGGTAAAAGAGTAACTTTCAAAGTCGAGGCATTTTATAAGGATAAAAAGATAGCCGAAGGAATTCACGAGAGAGTAATAGTGAACGAGGATGAATTTATGAAAAGGGTTGAATAAAATATACTATCTTTTCATTTCCATCTTTTTCTTTCCTAACCCTTTTCTCCACTATACCTAGAGAAATTAGTTTTTCTAGGATTTCTTTATCTATCTTCTTTCCTTCAAACTCTTTTCCATAATATTTAGTAACTACTCTAGCCATTTCATACACGTCTAGATCTTTACTGTACACTTCCCTACATACTCCTGCAGGATCATAACCTCTTTCCTTTATTAGTATCTTCAAGGGTGGAGTGAATATTTTTATACAAAGCTCCTTCTCGTCTTTTATTTTCTTATCCACTAACAGCTTCATAACAGTACCTCTATCTAAGCCTAATTTTGCTAACCTTACTCCTTCAAAAGGAACCCCGTACTTTATTTGATAATATAACTTCAATGCTTCTTTAGCCTCATCGTTTTTGCCCAAAGCTTTTAGCACTCTATATAGAGCAAAGGAAATCCATCTAGCATTGCTTATTACTTCATTTATATCTTTAGCCGATAAATTCTTACATAGAGAAGAGAAGTCCTCACCATTACTCCACCTCTTTAATAATTCTCTCCCGCATTTACAGCCTCTTAGTTCTTGTGCAACGGCATTTGAGGAAACCACTGTAGTTAAAAGATCAGATGAAATTATTTGAAACCCCTTTAAAAGTGAGATATCAATATAACTTAAGGAAACTGCTTTACCCAAGGGGGTTAAAAATATTCCTCCTCCATCCTCTTCAATTAAATTAACTTCTTTTAATGTGTTTAAAGACTTCAAGAATTCTTCCTCAGTTATTTTATTAAACTTTAAACTGCACTTTAAAATTGAGTGGAGATCTTCTTTACTATAACCTTCTCTCCACGATATTACACCTAAGGATAAATCGTCGAGCGAGTAAGTACTCTTTTCCTCTTCATATGAAGAGGAAAAATACTTCCTTCTAAACTCCTCAGCTTTTCTCATAGATGTTGAAATAATTATACTCATTCCTTCCTTGTCAAAGCCTGGCCTTCCAGCCCTTCCTGCCATCTGCTTGAATTCCATTAAGTTAAGGTCTCTCCAACCCTTTAGGTTACCTTTTTCGTCCGATTCTGGCAATACAGTATCGTAGAAAATTGTAGCGTAAACTGGTAAATTAACACCTTGGCCTAATGCAGTGGTTGAAACTACTACGTTAATTTCTCCTTTCTTTAACATTTCGACAATTTGTCTTCTTTCCTCTAAAGGAACTCCACTATGATAATGAGAAGCGTTAAAGCCGAATTTTCTTAAAGTCTCAGCAAGGCTTTCTGCCGATTTCCTACTTCTTACGAAAACTAATGCGTTTTTACCTTGTTTTATAATGTACCTCAATGTTGGGATAAGGATTTCTAACTTCTCGCTCCTTATTCCGTTTAAAGGCTCTAAAGGTATTGTAAAATCGTTATCATAACACCTAATTACGTAAGGATATGCTATACACTCGTGAAGAGGAACGGCCCTTTTATTATATTCTATTACCTCCGCCTTTAGCCAATTGGCGTAATTCTTAACACTGGGTAAAGTAGCACTTAAGCCTATAATCTGAACGCCGTTTTTCTTAGCCCATAATACTATGTTTTCTATTGCTAATCCTCTGTCGCTTTCTACGTTGTGTATTTCGTCTATGATTACTACTTCGACTTTCCTTAACCAACCGTATTTATGCCTTATTGAACTATCAAACTTTTCATAAGTTGAAAGTAGCGTTTTGCTCTTAAAGCTCCTAAGGTCGTCTTCATAAACGTCCGAATCTACGTATTTCGTATCTCTCTTATCCCTTATATCCTCGTAAACTTCCCTCGATAAAGCCTTTAAAGGTGAAACGTAAACTGAAATTCCTTTTGCCTTCAATAGAATTTCCTTTGCTAAGTAAGTTTTTCCGGATCCAGTAGGTGCAGAGATAAGGAAATTCTTTCCTTCTTCGTATTTCTCCTCGAATATTCTCTGTAGCTCGTTCACTTCACTACGTATATTGAGAGAGAAAAAATTAAAGGCTTAGGTATATCCAGCCTTCAGCTTGTTTTCTTACAATCTCACCAACTCCTGCTTGAACTATTGAAATGCCTTTAATCAGAGAGTCGACATTAAGATTTAGAGCATTAATACTGTTCATGCAACCCACAACGTTAATCCCAGAGGATAATAGCTTCTTTACATAATCTTCATTGGGATTTCCTTTAACTAAAGCCTTAATTGCGGACTGATGAAAAACTACCTCTATTTCCGCATCTCCTTTCAGATCATTATATAAATTTATTACGGATCTTATCGCTTGAGGAACTCTTTCCTCGTCCTTTACCTGAACTATAACTTTATACATAGTTTAAGGTTGTTAAAAATAGTTTAAACGCCTTTTTCATAGTACCAGCAGGATACCCTATTACCTTTAACAATGAACATTGGTGGATCTTGTAATCTACACTTTATTGAAAGCCATTTCTCTTTTTGCATTAAATCGCAGTAATCGTGGAATGGACATCCGTGATCTGAAGGGCTGCTTATTTCTCTTACTGGAATCTTTTCTCCTTTATTTCCTATGGTTATTTTAGAATTCAGTAAGGCTAAAGAATAGGGGTGAAGAAGTTCTTTACCATAGCTTTCTTCTATAAGTTTACCTCCATAAATGACGTAAATTCTTTTACAAGGATCAAGATTTTTAGTCGAGCTAGAAAACAATATCAAGTCTGCATTTATCATATTAGCAACTTTTATCAAATTTTTTAAAGCTTTATACTTTAATTGTTCTTCCATTAATTCAAGAAAATCCTCTGCAATGATAAAGTAAGCTTTACCTATAAGTAGTGAAGATAAGT from Acidianus ambivalens harbors:
- a CDS encoding DEAD/DEAH box helicase encodes the protein MNELQRIFEEKYEEGKNFLISAPTGSGKTYLAKEILLKAKGISVYVSPLKALSREVYEDIRDKRDTKYVDSDVYEDDLRSFKSKTLLSTYEKFDSSIRHKYGWLRKVEVVIIDEIHNVESDRGLAIENIVLWAKKNGVQIIGLSATLPSVKNYANWLKAEVIEYNKRAVPLHECIAYPYVIRCYDNDFTIPLEPLNGIRSEKLEILIPTLRYIIKQGKNALVFVRSRKSAESLAETLRKFGFNASHYHSGVPLEERRQIVEMLKKGEINVVVSTTALGQGVNLPVYATIFYDTVLPESDEKGNLKGWRDLNLMEFKQMAGRAGRPGFDKEGMSIIISTSMRKAEEFRRKYFSSSYEEEKSTYSLDDLSLGVISWREGYSKEDLHSILKCSLKFNKITEEEFLKSLNTLKEVNLIEEDGGGIFLTPLGKAVSLSYIDISLLKGFQIISSDLLTTVVSSNAVAQELRGCKCGRELLKRWSNGEDFSSLCKNLSAKDINEVISNARWISFALYRVLKALGKNDEAKEALKLYYQIKYGVPFEGVRLAKLGLDRGTVMKLLVDKKIKDEKELCIKIFTPPLKILIKERGYDPAGVCREVYSKDLDVYEMARVVTKYYGKEFEGKKIDKEILEKLISLGIVEKRVRKEKDGNEKIVYFIQPFS
- a CDS encoding DsrE family protein, with the protein product MYKVIVQVKDEERVPQAIRSVINLYNDLKGDAEIEVVFHQSAIKALVKGNPNEDYVKKLLSSGINVVGCMNSINALNLNVDSLIKGISIVQAGVGEIVRKQAEGWIYLSL
- a CDS encoding thioesterase family protein — its product is MEFLEKKFTVKTEHSAVKVSSGAVDVLSTPCLIAFMEDVSFTLLQEKLSKGLTSVGYHVDVKHLAPAPIGAEILVRSTIVKEEGKRVTFKVEAFYKDKKIAEGIHERVIVNEDEFMKRVE